From Microcystis aeruginosa NIES-2549, a single genomic window includes:
- a CDS encoding ABC transporter ATP-binding protein, with amino-acid sequence MTAAIALDRVSKIYNNLPVVNELSFAIEKGEIFGLLGPNGAGKSTTIRMIITLTEASQGEIAVAGYDVKKYRDQVKRNIGVVLQQISVDGELTVWENMEFHGRMHHIPNPQRQELIDRYLDYVSLSDRKSALAKTLSGGMKRRLQIARALLHEPKILFLDEPTVGLDPQNRRRLWEVIRDLNRQGMTILLTTHYMEEVEFLCQDNAAGKPGRIGIMDAGKLIELGTLTDFRAKYGESLVIKQVGDKIDYKFFPTVADANAYLDTLSDKTGVMCRPSNLEDIFVELTGHQLD; translated from the coding sequence ATGACCGCCGCTATTGCTCTCGATCGCGTTTCTAAAATCTATAACAATCTGCCAGTAGTTAACGAGCTTTCCTTTGCCATCGAAAAAGGGGAAATCTTTGGTTTACTCGGTCCCAACGGTGCGGGAAAATCGACGACAATCCGCATGATTATCACTCTAACCGAAGCAAGTCAAGGAGAAATCGCAGTGGCGGGGTATGATGTCAAAAAATACCGCGATCAGGTGAAAAGAAATATTGGGGTAGTCTTACAACAGATTAGCGTTGATGGGGAATTAACCGTCTGGGAAAATATGGAATTTCACGGCCGGATGCACCATATCCCCAATCCCCAGAGGCAGGAATTAATCGATCGCTATTTAGATTATGTCAGTTTAAGCGATCGAAAATCTGCCCTTGCCAAAACTCTTTCTGGAGGGATGAAACGACGTTTACAGATTGCTCGCGCTCTTCTTCACGAACCAAAAATTCTCTTTCTCGATGAACCGACAGTCGGTTTAGATCCCCAAAATCGTCGTCGTTTGTGGGAAGTAATTCGGGATTTAAACCGGCAAGGAATGACAATTTTGTTAACCACTCACTACATGGAAGAAGTGGAATTTCTCTGTCAGGATAACGCCGCAGGAAAACCGGGCAGAATTGGCATTATGGATGCGGGCAAATTAATCGAATTAGGAACTCTAACGGATTTTCGTGCTAAGTATGGTGAGAGTTTAGTTATCAAACAAGTTGGCGATAAAATTGATTATAAATTCTTCCCCACCGTCGCTGATGCCAATGCCTATCTCGACACTTTGAGCGATAAAACTGGAGTAATGTGTCGCCCTTCCAACCTCGAAGATATCTTTGTGGAACTCACAGGACATCAATTAGATTAA
- a CDS encoding L,D-transpeptidase: MGVFLPILCLCLGIGEFFLNPPISLGNSPPATTVIRTETRLLLNLKKRRVFVYQGQKIIASYPVAIGRPGWETPTGQFRVIQMVREPVWEHPFTGQLVPSGKNNPLGARWIGFWTDGANFIGFHGTPQENLIGRAVSHGCVRMRDRDIKALFEKVQIGTSVIVIAQ; encoded by the coding sequence ATGGGAGTTTTTCTGCCAATTCTGTGTTTATGTCTAGGAATAGGGGAATTTTTCCTCAATCCCCCCATTAGTCTCGGTAATTCCCCCCCCGCAACCACGGTAATCCGAACGGAAACCCGTTTGCTGCTAAATTTAAAAAAAAGACGAGTTTTTGTTTACCAAGGACAGAAAATAATCGCTTCTTACCCTGTGGCGATCGGTCGTCCGGGTTGGGAAACCCCGACGGGACAATTTAGGGTGATTCAGATGGTGCGGGAACCAGTCTGGGAACATCCTTTCACTGGTCAACTGGTGCCATCGGGAAAAAACAACCCTTTAGGGGCGCGTTGGATTGGATTTTGGACCGATGGCGCGAATTTTATCGGTTTTCACGGTACACCCCAAGAAAATCTCATCGGCCGGGCCGTCTCCCACGGTTGCGTTAGGATGCGAGATCGAGATATAAAGGCTTTATTTGAAAAGGTACAAATCGGCACTTCAGTGATAGTAATCGCTCAATAG
- a CDS encoding ABC transporter permease → MTDLQAKTRWSTARRYYELLSVLVERNLKGRYRGSFLGVYWSLLNPVIMTALYTAIFGTVFASYFDNSIVNYVLAAFTGLVVINFFNASTNQALPSIVGNGSILNKIRLPVSIFPVSMVVANIFQFAISIFPLLVIVTLWKSQSLINVIALIFPVIGLSLVCTGVGFFVSTLYVFFRDLPYFYEIVCFVAWISSPIFYPPEIIPPSVKPFLLLNPLLPVIESIRQLSLSPGLPDFGLIFQSLLGGIIILGIGWTCFRLWRHLFMDLL, encoded by the coding sequence ATGACCGATCTCCAAGCAAAAACTAGATGGTCAACAGCGCGGCGATATTACGAATTGCTTAGTGTTTTAGTGGAACGTAATCTCAAGGGACGCTATCGGGGTTCTTTTCTGGGGGTTTACTGGTCTTTGTTAAATCCCGTGATTATGACTGCACTATACACGGCAATTTTCGGCACGGTTTTCGCCTCTTATTTTGATAATTCTATAGTTAACTATGTCCTAGCGGCTTTCACTGGTTTAGTAGTAATAAATTTTTTTAATGCTTCCACTAACCAAGCCTTACCTAGTATCGTTGGTAATGGCAGTATTTTAAATAAAATTCGTCTGCCAGTTAGCATTTTTCCCGTTTCCATGGTAGTGGCAAATATTTTTCAATTTGCTATTAGTATCTTTCCCCTTTTGGTCATAGTAACTCTTTGGAAGTCTCAAAGTTTAATTAATGTAATTGCTCTGATTTTTCCTGTGATCGGTCTTTCTCTGGTTTGCACGGGAGTGGGTTTTTTTGTCAGTACCCTCTACGTTTTCTTCAGAGACTTACCCTATTTTTACGAAATTGTTTGTTTTGTCGCTTGGATTAGCAGCCCGATTTTCTATCCTCCAGAAATTATTCCTCCTTCCGTAAAACCATTCCTGCTATTAAACCCATTATTACCGGTAATCGAAAGTATTCGTCAATTGTCCCTTTCCCCGGGATTGCCAGATTTTGGTTTGATTTTTCAATCTCTACTTGGGGGGATTATCATCTTAGGAATTGGTTGGACTTGCTTCCGACTCTGGCGACATTTATTTATGGATTTATTATAA
- a CDS encoding DUF1350 family protein — MNWQEIAGNWVFLPRRPRGIIHFLGGAFVAAAPNITYRWLLESLGNSGYAIVATPFINTLDHKSIARTVLNRFDNIIERLRWNHSLPQGYLPIYGLGHSMGCKLHLLIGSLYEVEREGNILISFNNYPIRRAIPFIEPLQIDTTFNLEFTPSPEETNELIFQDYAIRRNLLIRFQDDTIDQSLVLNPLLKKRFNDLIALRTLPGNHLTPLSQDVSWQTGEVFTPLDAIGQWLKQGLARDNSRLKDEILQWLNPVLPASR; from the coding sequence ATGAATTGGCAAGAAATAGCAGGTAATTGGGTTTTTCTCCCCCGTCGTCCCCGGGGTATCATTCACTTTTTAGGGGGGGCATTTGTGGCGGCAGCCCCGAATATTACCTATCGTTGGTTATTAGAAAGTCTTGGCAATTCAGGATACGCTATTGTCGCGACTCCCTTTATTAATACCCTCGATCACAAATCGATCGCCCGCACAGTTTTAAACCGTTTTGATAATATTATTGAACGTCTGCGCTGGAATCATAGTCTGCCCCAAGGTTATCTCCCCATCTACGGATTGGGTCACAGTATGGGTTGTAAACTACATTTATTAATCGGTAGTCTCTACGAAGTGGAACGGGAAGGAAATATCCTCATTTCCTTTAATAATTATCCCATTCGTCGGGCTATTCCTTTTATCGAACCTTTACAAATTGACACCACTTTTAACCTCGAATTTACCCCTTCCCCCGAAGAAACAAACGAGTTAATTTTCCAAGATTATGCCATTCGTCGCAATCTTTTAATCCGTTTTCAAGACGACACGATCGATCAATCGCTGGTATTAAATCCCCTGCTAAAAAAACGCTTTAATGATTTAATTGCCCTGCGAACTCTCCCGGGTAATCATCTCACTCCCTTGAGTCAAGATGTCAGTTGGCAAACCGGAGAAGTATTTACTCCCCTCGATGCGATCGGCCAATGGTTAAAACAGGGACTTGCCCGGGATAATTCCCGTCTCAAAGATGAGATTCTCCAGTGGTTAAATCCCGTTCTTCCCGCCTCTCGTTAG
- a CDS encoding Uma2 family endonuclease, with translation MVKAQSFSESEIIYADSDGKPMADHTKQFRWIVTIKENLECLFAENDHVFIAGDLLWYPVEGDNKTCQAPDAMVVFGRPKGDRGSYKQWLENQIAPQVVFEILSRGNTKAEMRRKWQFYQRFGVEEYYLYDPDANYLQGWWRRGDHLELIPAIDNWLSPRLQIRFQLESPQLAIFYPDGSRFLTTLEIKQKAELAEQRARTAEQQAQQERQRAREAEAKLARLEAQLRALGINLEES, from the coding sequence ATGGTAAAAGCCCAATCTTTCTCTGAGTCGGAGATTATCTATGCCGATAGTGACGGTAAACCGATGGCCGATCATACCAAACAGTTTCGCTGGATTGTGACGATTAAGGAAAATCTCGAATGTTTATTCGCAGAGAATGACCATGTGTTTATCGCCGGCGATCTGTTGTGGTATCCCGTCGAGGGGGATAATAAAACTTGTCAAGCGCCGGATGCTATGGTGGTGTTTGGCAGACCCAAGGGCGATCGAGGTTCCTATAAGCAATGGTTAGAAAACCAGATTGCGCCGCAGGTGGTCTTTGAAATTCTCTCTCGGGGCAACACCAAAGCGGAAATGCGCCGAAAATGGCAATTTTATCAGCGTTTTGGCGTAGAAGAATATTATCTCTATGATCCCGATGCTAATTATCTACAGGGTTGGTGGCGCAGGGGTGATCACTTGGAGTTGATTCCTGCGATCGATAATTGGCTGAGTCCGCGGCTACAGATTCGTTTTCAACTGGAGAGTCCCCAGTTAGCTATTTTTTATCCCGATGGCTCGCGGTTTTTGACCACCCTAGAAATCAAGCAAAAGGCTGAATTAGCCGAACAAAGGGCCAGGACCGCCGAACAGCAAGCCCAACAGGAACGGCAACGGGCCCGGGAAGCTGAGGCAAAATTAGCCCGCTTAGAGGCGCAATTACGGGCCCTGGGGATTAATCTAGAGGAAAGCTAA
- a CDS encoding RNA-guided endonuclease InsQ/TnpB family protein, translating into MIVLEMKAVVKPSQCSAIDEAIRTVQFIRNKALRLWMDAKREDKIDKYSLNKYCAVLAKQFKFVDTLNSTARQASAERAWSAIARFYDNCKKKVKGKKGYPKFQKNNRSVEYKNSGWKLSEDRKKITFTDKKNIGTVKLKGTRDLNFYPIDQIKRVRIVKRADGYYVQFCLSVDIREYAKPLEPTKRCVGLDVGLKVFYANSDGETVEIPQYYRQAEKRLNRLNRKKSKKFRKGQPQSNNYQKARKRYARKHLRVSRQRKGFVEKEALHVIKSNDFIAYENLNIQGMVKNSKLSKSINDVAWSTFRQWLEYFGFKYGKATVAVAPHNTSQNCSNCGQKVPKSLSTRTHICPHCGYVEDRDINAAINILKKGLSTVGHTETNTLGERFPLVWLDTSCQIKETR; encoded by the coding sequence ATGATTGTCTTAGAAATGAAAGCCGTGGTCAAACCAAGTCAATGTTCTGCCATTGATGAAGCTATTCGTACAGTACAATTCATCAGAAATAAGGCTTTAAGGCTTTGGATGGATGCCAAGAGAGAAGACAAAATCGATAAATATTCTCTCAATAAATATTGTGCAGTTCTCGCCAAACAGTTCAAGTTTGTCGATACTCTAAATTCTACGGCCAGACAAGCATCGGCCGAACGAGCTTGGTCAGCTATTGCCCGTTTCTATGATAATTGTAAGAAAAAGGTTAAAGGAAAAAAAGGTTATCCTAAATTTCAGAAAAATAATCGTTCTGTGGAATATAAAAACTCCGGATGGAAATTATCAGAGGATAGAAAGAAAATCACTTTCACAGATAAGAAAAACATTGGCACGGTTAAACTAAAAGGAACTAGAGACCTAAACTTTTACCCCATAGACCAAATTAAACGAGTTAGGATTGTTAAACGAGCAGACGGTTATTATGTCCAATTCTGTCTAAGTGTTGATATTCGGGAATATGCTAAACCGCTAGAACCGACTAAAAGATGTGTGGGATTGGATGTAGGTTTAAAAGTTTTCTACGCTAATAGTGATGGGGAAACGGTAGAAATACCGCAATACTATCGCCAGGCAGAAAAAAGATTAAACCGTCTGAATCGGAAAAAATCTAAAAAGTTTAGAAAAGGTCAACCCCAATCAAACAACTACCAAAAAGCTAGAAAGAGATATGCTAGAAAGCATTTAAGAGTAAGTAGGCAACGTAAAGGCTTTGTCGAAAAAGAGGCATTGCACGTCATTAAATCTAACGATTTCATCGCCTACGAAAACTTAAATATTCAAGGCATGGTAAAAAACTCTAAACTCTCTAAATCTATTAATGATGTGGCTTGGTCAACTTTTCGGCAATGGTTAGAATATTTTGGCTTTAAATATGGTAAGGCTACGGTAGCAGTAGCCCCCCATAACACGAGTCAAAATTGTTCTAATTGTGGTCAAAAAGTCCCTAAATCTCTATCGACAAGAACCCATATTTGTCCCCACTGTGGCTATGTAGAAGATAGAGATATTAACGCCGCTATCAACATTCTCAAAAAGGGACTAAGTACGGTAGGGCATACCGAAACTAATACGCTTGGGGAGAGATTCCCTCTGGTTTGGTTGGATACGTCCTGCCAGATTAAGGAAACTCGATGA
- a CDS encoding SemiSWEET transporter, producing the protein MNIIELIGIVAGILTTVSFLPQVIKTWRYRSAKDLSLTMFICFCLGVFLWLIYGLYMNSKPIIIANFVTFILAGTILYFKIKYD; encoded by the coding sequence GTGAATATTATTGAACTAATCGGGATCGTGGCGGGAATATTAACCACTGTATCTTTTTTACCCCAAGTGATTAAAACTTGGCGTTATCGTTCGGCTAAGGACTTATCCCTAACTATGTTTATTTGCTTTTGTCTGGGGGTTTTTCTTTGGCTCATATACGGCCTTTATATGAACAGTAAACCGATTATTATCGCTAATTTTGTTACTTTTATCTTAGCGGGGACAATTCTCTATTTTAAGATTAAATATGATTAA
- a CDS encoding VOC family protein, giving the protein MNQPAIFHLAIPITDVSTAKSFYCDGLGCLAGRETEKAIILNFYGHQVVAHVTEMPLTPQNSIYPRHFGLILPDARDWDNLLEKARVNQLKFYLEPKTRFNGEITEHKTFFLEDPFYNLLEFKHYRHYEAIFASRQLTVIGDRA; this is encoded by the coding sequence ATGAATCAACCTGCAATTTTTCATCTCGCTATTCCGATTACCGATGTGTCCACCGCTAAAAGCTTCTACTGTGATGGTTTAGGTTGTTTAGCGGGAAGGGAAACCGAGAAAGCGATAATCTTAAATTTCTACGGTCATCAGGTAGTCGCTCACGTCACTGAAATGCCTCTTACTCCCCAAAATAGCATTTATCCTCGCCATTTTGGTCTAATTCTGCCAGATGCCAGGGATTGGGACAATCTTCTCGAAAAAGCACGAGTCAATCAACTAAAATTTTATCTAGAACCAAAAACTCGCTTTAATGGGGAGATAACCGAACATAAAACCTTTTTTCTGGAGGATCCTTTCTATAATCTCCTGGAATTTAAACATTATCGCCACTATGAAGCTATTTTTGCCAGTCGGCAATTAACAGTGATCGGCGATCGAGCTTAA
- the ovoA gene encoding 5-histidylcysteine sulfoxide synthase — MEKIQAQAPISLSNCSRENILDYFENAWQLEDMLLKSIIKEEAFYCNPDDLRNPLIFYLGHAAAFYLNKLQLVNLLKKSPNPDYELLFGVGVDPATPEELNSATAHIQWPGVAKVWEYRQQVYEIVVEIIKNVPLNLPIHPRHSLWSLMMGIEHQRVHFETSSMLLRQLPLDCLQRPQGWHYAPSFGQAYPNQMVEVSGGIVEIGKPQDSPIYGWDNEYGYRQVQVNNFLVSKYMITNGEFKEFVHNGGYENPSYWDEEAWQWKNHYRVKYPKFWLVDKGGNYQHRAMFDVLDLPLDWPVEVNYYEAIAYCRFQGQGIRLMTEAEWNLATYGSQKNRCYTLENDKFDDYNLNLKFCSPTPVGMLKNSGNNSEIYDLRGNVWEWLEDDFNPLTDFQPHYLYADNSTPFFNSQHKMMLGGAWVTNGTEILPYYRNWFRRNFYQHAGFRIAQSL, encoded by the coding sequence ATGGAAAAGATTCAAGCACAGGCTCCTATCTCTCTAAGTAACTGTAGTCGAGAAAATATACTGGACTATTTTGAAAATGCTTGGCAATTAGAAGATATGCTGTTAAAAAGCATCATCAAAGAAGAAGCTTTTTACTGTAACCCTGACGATTTAAGAAATCCCCTCATTTTTTATTTAGGTCATGCGGCCGCTTTTTATCTGAATAAATTGCAGCTGGTTAACCTATTAAAAAAAAGCCCTAATCCTGACTATGAATTATTGTTTGGAGTGGGAGTAGATCCAGCAACTCCTGAAGAATTAAACTCTGCTACCGCCCATATTCAGTGGCCTGGGGTGGCTAAAGTTTGGGAATATCGACAACAAGTCTATGAAATTGTGGTCGAAATAATTAAAAATGTACCCCTTAATCTTCCTATTCATCCTCGGCATTCTCTCTGGTCATTAATGATGGGAATCGAGCATCAGCGTGTTCACTTTGAAACATCTTCAATGTTACTCAGACAACTGCCTTTAGACTGTCTGCAACGTCCTCAAGGTTGGCATTATGCCCCTTCTTTTGGTCAAGCTTATCCTAATCAAATGGTGGAGGTTTCTGGGGGAATAGTAGAAATTGGTAAACCCCAAGATTCTCCTATTTATGGTTGGGATAACGAGTATGGTTATCGGCAAGTTCAAGTTAACAATTTTCTGGTGAGTAAATATATGATTACCAACGGAGAATTTAAAGAATTTGTCCATAATGGTGGCTACGAAAATCCCAGTTATTGGGATGAGGAAGCTTGGCAATGGAAAAATCATTATCGAGTCAAATATCCTAAATTTTGGCTGGTAGATAAGGGGGGAAATTATCAACATCGAGCCATGTTTGATGTTCTCGATTTACCTCTTGATTGGCCGGTAGAAGTTAACTATTATGAAGCGATCGCTTACTGTCGTTTTCAAGGTCAAGGAATACGTTTAATGACGGAAGCTGAGTGGAATTTAGCCACCTATGGCAGTCAAAAAAATCGATGTTATACCCTAGAAAACGATAAATTTGATGATTATAACCTCAATTTAAAATTCTGTTCTCCCACTCCCGTAGGAATGTTAAAAAATTCTGGTAATAACTCAGAAATTTATGATTTACGCGGTAACGTCTGGGAATGGCTAGAAGATGATTTTAATCCCTTAACTGACTTTCAACCCCATTACCTCTATGCTGACAATTCCACTCCGTTCTTTAATAGTCAACATAAAATGATGTTAGGAGGAGCTTGGGTGACTAACGGCACAGAAATCCTACCCTACTATCGCAATTGGTTTCGCCGGAATTTTTATCAACACGCTGGTTTTAGAATCGCACAAAGTCTTTAG
- a CDS encoding FIST signal transduction protein → MSNRIEWINALSTRPSLEAAVTEVVEKVQDKLVGSADLAIIFISSAYASDYPRLVPLILDKLPVPVLIGCGGAGIVGMGEREKAREIEASPALSLTVAHLPNVEVQPFYIEAAEMPDLDSSPSSWTELLGVEAAKNPQFILLADPFSSRINDLLEGLDFAYPGSAKIGGLVSGGMIERSGGLFYHDQKKPRNTYLYRQGTVGIALSGNIIVETIVAQGCRPIGPIYQVSEGERNIIISMTGKGADGTPQPPLNLLRDLIPSLSEKDRELSQHSLFIGIARDEFKMQLRAGDFLIRNVLGVDPRQGAIAIGDRVRPGQRVQFHLRDADTSALDLELLLQAFPRDKPNSSEVLGALIFSCLGRGENLYEKPDFDSGLFQRYFANVPLAGFFCNGEIGPVAGRTFLHGYTSAFALFRQGI, encoded by the coding sequence ATGAGCAATCGCATCGAGTGGATTAATGCCCTATCAACCCGTCCCTCCCTAGAAGCGGCGGTGACGGAGGTAGTAGAAAAAGTGCAAGATAAGTTAGTTGGATCGGCAGATCTAGCCATAATTTTTATTTCTTCTGCCTATGCCAGCGACTATCCCCGTTTAGTTCCCTTAATCTTGGATAAACTCCCCGTTCCTGTGCTGATCGGCTGCGGTGGGGCGGGGATTGTCGGCATGGGTGAGAGGGAAAAAGCGCGAGAAATCGAAGCGAGTCCGGCTTTAAGTCTCACCGTCGCCCATTTGCCCAATGTGGAAGTGCAGCCCTTCTATATCGAAGCGGCGGAAATGCCCGATCTCGACAGTTCCCCCTCTAGTTGGACAGAATTATTAGGGGTAGAAGCGGCCAAAAATCCCCAATTTATCCTTTTAGCCGATCCTTTTTCCAGTCGCATCAATGATCTGTTAGAGGGTTTGGATTTTGCCTACCCCGGTTCGGCCAAAATCGGCGGTTTAGTCAGTGGTGGCATGATCGAACGTTCTGGGGGTCTATTCTACCACGATCAAAAAAAACCGCGTAATACCTATCTCTATCGTCAGGGAACCGTAGGAATCGCCCTTTCTGGCAATATTATCGTCGAAACTATCGTCGCCCAGGGTTGTCGTCCCATCGGACCGATTTATCAGGTGAGTGAGGGAGAACGCAATATTATCATCTCCATGACCGGTAAAGGGGCCGATGGTACTCCCCAACCACCTTTAAACCTACTGCGGGATTTAATCCCCTCCTTAAGCGAAAAAGACCGAGAATTGTCGCAACACTCCCTTTTTATCGGTATTGCTAGGGATGAGTTTAAAATGCAGTTGCGGGCCGGGGATTTCTTAATTCGCAATGTTTTGGGAGTAGATCCTCGCCAAGGTGCGATCGCAATTGGCGATCGAGTTCGTCCGGGGCAGCGGGTACAATTTCACCTGCGCGATGCCGACACTTCCGCTCTAGATTTAGAATTACTTCTGCAAGCTTTTCCCCGAGACAAACCTAATAGCTCAGAGGTACTAGGTGCTTTAATCTTTTCCTGTCTCGGTCGCGGGGAAAATCTCTACGAAAAACCGGACTTTGATTCGGGTCTTTTTCAGCGTTATTTCGCCAATGTTCCCCTTGCCGGTTTCTTTTGCAATGGGGAAATCGGGCCGGTGGCCGGTCGCACTTTTTTACACGGTTATACCTCGGCTTTTGCCCTCTTTCGTCAGGGAATTTAA
- a CDS encoding response regulator, producing MSNHKILVIDDSKVIRMRVRDMLPEGNFEFLEAKDGLEGYNLIRTENPNLIILDFLLPKMSGWEVFQQIQSEDNLKSIPLVLMSGRKEELVEKIPEPFQYFAFIEKPFDQKQLIQAIKEAIAKAKQYSPKPTVSSPKLEELTGDYSTDIQTLHAQIAQMQTEMETIKKQMSQLVAFIKKKLD from the coding sequence GTGTCAAATCATAAAATTCTCGTTATCGATGACAGTAAAGTGATTAGGATGCGCGTTCGCGATATGTTACCAGAGGGTAACTTTGAATTCCTCGAAGCTAAAGACGGATTAGAGGGCTATAATCTCATCCGTACTGAAAACCCGAATTTGATTATTTTGGACTTCCTTCTCCCAAAAATGAGCGGTTGGGAGGTGTTTCAGCAAATCCAAAGCGAAGATAATCTCAAAAGTATCCCCCTAGTGTTAATGTCGGGAAGGAAAGAGGAGCTAGTAGAGAAAATACCCGAACCTTTCCAGTATTTTGCCTTTATTGAGAAGCCTTTCGACCAAAAACAATTAATACAAGCGATTAAAGAAGCGATAGCCAAGGCAAAACAGTATTCTCCCAAACCGACAGTTTCTAGCCCGAAACTAGAGGAACTCACTGGGGATTATAGCACCGATATTCAGACTCTCCATGCCCAAATTGCCCAAATGCAAACAGAAATGGAAACTATCAAGAAACAAATGTCTCAATTAGTGGCTTTTATTAAGAAAAAACTCGACTAG
- a CDS encoding S8 family peptidase yields the protein MKKILLLTLFMLGLGFAIFNFTGLAHRGEYQSILIDFRDDIPVSVLDEQLNAINKKAGKTTSLNSIFSIDEHLYTVAGDSKLLKTLRNSDVKKYTESIEPDYIYHAFIAPNDPDYSKQWNLRGINIERAWEENHGEGITVAVIDTGVSRVPDLRETEFVEGYDFVNDRSNSEDDNGHGTHVAGTIAQSTNNNYGVAGIAYKAKIMPLKVLSGTGGGTVGDIAEAIRFAVDNQADVINMSLGGGGETQVMKEAIEYAYSKGVVIVAAAGNGDDNSAAYPARFPHVIGVSAVDASGNKAPYSNFGAGIDIAAPGGSDTGKIIQETIDPAKGGEPAFLGFQGTSMAAPHVAGVVALIKAAGIKEPNAVLGVLQQSARKINDDPFNHFGAGQLDAGNALQLALKGQITFRDFWRWLRDNGYLNPRFWIDGGAVAVLPKMAMVLGSYLLAWWLRNYFPFSWNGFLNAGLIFGSSGLFFLRGLYIFDLPQWPFRVMGSSLSDLGGVIQGSSVLNPLFASVILPFVLIALLLGHPQAKWLAVGVSLAMAVTLGISAVIDPTLVWLGSGRSAQAFLGVNALLCLGLGYLALKSATSSRYA from the coding sequence ATGAAAAAAATTTTATTGTTAACCCTATTTATGCTCGGTCTAGGATTTGCTATCTTTAACTTTACTGGACTAGCACATCGGGGCGAGTATCAATCAATTTTAATCGACTTCAGGGACGATATACCCGTCAGCGTACTAGATGAACAGTTAAATGCTATCAACAAAAAAGCGGGAAAAACCACCAGTTTAAATAGTATTTTTTCCATCGATGAACATCTTTACACCGTGGCAGGAGATAGCAAACTCCTGAAAACTCTCCGCAATTCCGACGTTAAAAAATACACCGAATCGATCGAACCCGATTATATTTATCATGCTTTCATCGCCCCCAATGACCCCGACTATAGCAAACAGTGGAACCTGAGGGGGATAAATATCGAACGCGCTTGGGAAGAAAATCACGGTGAAGGGATCACCGTCGCCGTCATTGATACAGGTGTATCAAGAGTTCCCGATCTGCGAGAAACCGAGTTTGTGGAAGGCTACGACTTCGTCAACGATCGCAGCAATAGCGAGGACGATAACGGTCACGGAACCCATGTAGCGGGAACAATTGCCCAATCGACCAATAATAACTACGGGGTGGCCGGCATCGCCTACAAAGCCAAAATTATGCCCCTCAAGGTGCTTTCCGGGACGGGTGGGGGAACCGTGGGAGATATCGCCGAAGCGATCCGTTTTGCCGTCGATAATCAAGCCGATGTCATCAATATGAGTTTAGGGGGTGGAGGGGAAACCCAAGTAATGAAAGAGGCGATCGAATATGCCTATAGTAAAGGTGTGGTAATCGTCGCCGCTGCCGGTAATGGCGATGATAATTCCGCCGCCTATCCCGCCCGTTTTCCGCACGTTATCGGCGTTTCTGCGGTAGATGCCTCCGGAAATAAAGCCCCCTATTCTAATTTCGGGGCCGGAATCGATATTGCTGCCCCAGGCGGCTCCGATACGGGTAAAATTATCCAAGAAACCATCGATCCGGCTAAGGGAGGGGAACCGGCGTTCCTCGGTTTTCAGGGAACCAGCATGGCAGCCCCTCACGTTGCCGGCGTGGTAGCTTTAATCAAGGCTGCGGGAATTAAAGAACCCAATGCAGTTTTAGGGGTTTTGCAACAGTCGGCCCGTAAGATCAATGATGATCCCTTTAATCATTTTGGGGCCGGACAATTAGACGCGGGCAATGCCCTACAATTAGCCCTAAAAGGACAGATTACTTTCCGGGATTTTTGGCGTTGGTTGCGCGATAACGGTTATCTCAATCCTCGTTTCTGGATTGATGGCGGTGCGGTGGCAGTTTTACCCAAAATGGCTATGGTTTTGGGTTCTTATCTCCTCGCTTGGTGGCTGAGAAATTATTTTCCCTTCTCCTGGAACGGATTTTTGAATGCTGGTCTAATTTTTGGCAGTTCTGGCTTATTTTTCCTCAGAGGTCTTTATATCTTCGATTTACCCCAATGGCCTTTCCGAGTCATGGGGAGTTCTCTTTCCGACCTAGGAGGCGTTATTCAGGGAAGTTCTGTCCTTAATCCGCTTTTTGCCAGTGTTATCCTGCCTTTTGTCCTGATTGCTCTGCTTTTAGGTCATCCCCAAGCAAAATGGTTAGCGGTGGGGGTAAGTTTAGCCATGGCGGTGACTTTAGGGATCAGTGCTGTTATCGATCCTACTCTGGTCTGGTTAGGTTCTGGTAGGAGCGCTCAGGCATTTTTGGGCGTAAATGCGCTTTTATGTCTCGGTTTAGGTTATTTAGCCCTAAAAAGTGCTACTTCATCCCGATACGCTTAA